The Acidimicrobiales bacterium DNA segment AAGAACACGTCGGTGCGGTCACGCAGTTGCTGGGCGAGCGCAAGGCCCGCATGGAGAACATGACCAACCACGGCACCGGCTGGGTTCGTCTCGACTATGTGGTCGCAGCCCGCGGGCTGATCGGCTTCCGCACCGAGTTCCTCACCGAAACCCGTGGCACCGGCCTGTTGCACCACGTGTTCGAGGGCTATGAGCCCTGGATGGGCGAGCTTCGCACCCGCGTCGTGTGCAGCATCGATGCCGACCGCACCGGCCCGATCACTCCCTACGCGGTCACCCAGCTGCAGGAGCGCATGGCGTTCTTCGTCGGCCCTGGCACCGACGTGTACGAGGGCATGATCGTGGGCGAGAACCCGCGCAACGAAGACATGGACGTCAACGTGTGCCGCGAGAAGAAGCTCACCAACATCCGCACCCAGTCGAGCGACGACACAGTGCGCCTGACCCCGCCTCGCAAGCTGACCCTCGAGCAAGCGCTCGAGTTCATCGCTGCCGACGAATGTGTCGAGGTCACCCCCAACTTCGTGCGCCTGCGCAAGACGGTGCTGAACGCCGGCGAGCGGGCCCGAACCCTGAAGCGCCTCAAGCACGAGCGCAGCTAGGTACCAGGTGCTGGGCACCGGGTACGGTGTCGCCATGCGGATCGAAGCGTGCGAAGCCACGCTGGGGGCGACCGTCACCGATGTATCGCTGGCGGCACTCAGCAACCGGGAATGGCAGGCCATCGAGCAGGCGTTCCTGGACCATGCGGTGCTGATCTTTCCCGGCCAACACCTGAGCTCTGACGATCAGGTCGACTTCGCCAAGCGATTCGGCCCGATCGAACACCTGGCCGCCGGACGCGAGATCGTTCCCATCAGCAACGTCGAACCCGATGGTTCGATGCGCGGGCCCGACCATCCGGTCATGCACACCCTGCTGGGCAACGAGGGCTGGCACACCGACAGCACATACCAGCCGGTGTCGTCGCTGGGAGCGGTGCTGCAGGCCATCGAGGTCCCTGCTGAGGGTGGCGAGACCGAGTGGGCCGACATGCGAGCCGCCTACGAGGCGCTCGACTCAGACACCCGCACCCGCATCGCCGACCTGGCCGCCCACCACTCGATCCGCTATTCGCAGCGCCGGGCCGGGTTTGGTGGCGAGTATTCAGGCGCCTACGGATACGAGGTAGACGCCGCTCCACTTCGCCCACTGGTCAAGACCCATCCGGTTACCGGCCGACCTGCCCTGTTCACCGGACGCCACGCCCACGACATCCCGGGGATGGATCCGGCCGACAGCGAGCGACTTCTTGATGCTCTGCTAGACGAGGCGTGCCAGGCACCACGGGTGATCTCGCACCGCTGGAAGCCCGGCGACGTGGTGCTGTGGGACAACCGCTGCGTGCTGCACCGGGCCCGCCCTTACGACATCACCCAACGCCGGGTGATGAAACACGTTCGCATCGCAGGCGACCCCGCCACAGAGTCGGGTATCTAGGCGCGCCCACGGGTCTCGACCGCCGATTCTGGGTCCCCTTCCGAATCTGGGGTGCGATTTCGACCAGCGGTGACCCACATCTGACCCCAGATTCGAAGTGACGCTCCCCTTCCCGATCTGGGGTGCGAATTCGACCACCCGTGACCCACATCTGACCCCAGATTCGGAGTGGGTGCGGGGCGAGGATGCCGAGACCCCGGATGGGCCGCAGTAACTTGAGTTGCGGTTCGAAAGAGGAGTGCCCCAAACCATGTCGATCTTCGAAGAAGAGCACGATCTGTTCCGACAGAGCTTCCGCAGCTTCCTGAACGACCGCATCGTGCCTCGTATCGACGAGTTCGAGAAGGCCCAGATCATGGACCGCACCCTGTTCGCAGAGGCCGGCAGCCACGGCTTTCTGGGCATGGCGATCCCCGAGCAGTACGGCGGCGGCGGTGTCGACGACTTCAGGTTCAACGCCATCATCGACGAGGAGTTGGCGTACGCCCAGGCCGGTGCGGGGCCCGGTGGTTTCACGCTGCACAACGACATCACCACGCCGTATTTCGTCGAATACTGCACCGACGAGCAGGCGGCCAGGTGGTTGCCCGGCATCGCATCGGGCGAGCTGATCACCGCCATCGCCATGACCGAACCCGGCACCGGGTCGGATCTGGCGTCGATCGCAACCACCGCCGTTCGAGACGGCGACGAATACATCGTCAATGGGGCCAAGACCTTCATCACCAACGGCATCAACAGCGACCTGGTGATCACCGTGTGCCGCACGGGCGAGGGTCGGGGCGGTCTGTCGCTGCTGGTCCTGGAGCGGGGTATGCCGGGGTTCGAGCGGGGCCGCAACCTCGACAAGATCGGCCAGCACTCGGGCGACACCGCCGAACTGTTCTTCGACGATGTGAGGGTTCCGGCGGCGAACCTGCTGGGTGAGGAGGGCAAGGCGCTCGAGTATCTCCAGTTCAATCTGGCCCAGGAGCGCCTTTCGATTGGTGTCAGCGGCCTGGCCACCGCCGAGGCGGCACTGGGTTGGACGGTCGACTATGTGAAGGAACGCCAGGCGTTCGGGCAGGCGATCGCCGGCTTCCAGAACACCAAGTTCGTGCTGGCCGAGGTGTCGACCGAGATCGCCGTCACCCGGCCGTTCATCGAACAGTCGATCACCAAGTTGAACGAGGGCACGTTGAGCCCGGCCGACGCGGCCAGGGCCAAGCTGTGGGCGTCGGAGTTGCAGGGCCGCGTGGTCGACAGGTGCTTGCAGTTGTTCGGCGGGTACGGCTACATGAACGAGTACCCGATCGGTCGGGCATATGCCGATGCCCGAATCGCCCGCATTTATGGGGGTACCTCGGAGATCATGAAGACCATAATTTCCAAAGACGTGCTCGGCTGAGCACGGACCAGACAAAACAGACGTGCTCGGCTGAGCACGGACCAGACAAAACAGACGTGCTCGGCTGAGCACGGTTCGGGGCAGGGGGTAACCATGCTCGACGCGTCGATCGTTGCGGTGAGTCCGAGGTCTCTGACAGGCGACGTTGCCCGCTGGATCGACGAGATCGCTGCTCGCCTGATCGCCATCAAAGAGCCGACTCCGGGCGGGGCGCGTTGGTGTGTGCTCGAGCGAAGCGTGGTTAGCCAAGCGGTGCGGACTGCCCCGGCCGGCACCTCCGTTGCCGATGCGCTCGGCCTGGCGGGCATGCCCTCGGTTGCGATCACAGGCCCCAACACCTTGTTCACCGAAGCTCCCCCGCAGGGTCTGCTGTTCGTGGAGGGCAGGCGAATATTGGGTTATCTGGCCGCGGGCGAGCCTGTGCCCGAGCCTTTGATGGCCCGCCGCCTGCCTGGCTCGAACATCGGCGGTTCGGCCGTGAGCGTGGGTGCAAGGCGGGGTGCACCGGCTGCGGACGACCCAGAAACAGGGCTGTATCCGTTCACCGATGGGCCCGCGAGCGTGCAGCCGGACACCGCATTCGTGGTCGAGGTAGGTGTTTCCGTTTACGCCGACGACGCCACAGGTGCCCGGCTGGATTTGGCAACCGAGGGTTCGGTAGAGCTCGAGATCCTGGTGATGTCTGACGAGTTCAGCGCCAAGGGCGGTGCCAGGCACACGCTCGTGTTCGACCCTGCCACCGAGCCCGTTTCCATCGTCTGTGTCGAGATGGTGACCAACCCTGCCAGGTCGGAAGTGCCCCACGCCTGGGCCGAGTCGACCGGCGAGATCGACTTCCTGTTCCTGCACGATGGACTTCCGGTGGGTCGAGTGCGTCACCGCGTTTCGGTCGATGTCGGCGGCGATGAGACGTTGACCATGGACTCAGGAAGCTGGCTGGGCGCAGAGGCGCCTCCGTGCTCGATGTCGATCGCGTCGACCCTGCCAGAGCCCGACCTGACCATCATCATCACCGCGTCGGCAGAGGTAGGAACTGGCAGGTTCGTGGCGTGCCTTAGATCGCGTCACCTCGAGGCCGGGTCGGTCACCGCCGGCATAGATCTGGGGTCGGATGCCGCCGCTTTCGCCGAGGTGATCATGAAGACGATCCCTTCTCAGGACGGCGAGGTCTTCATCGACGAAACCATCGCCGGCATCTCCAAGGTAATCGCCCGCACGGTCGACGATCCGCAGTTCTGGACGAGCGTTTCGGCGTGCCTGTCTGCGGCGCAGGCCCAGCGTGGCGAGGCCCCCAGCGTGCTGTTGTTGACGTCCGAGTCGTTCGTTCCGTGGGAGCTCGCCGACATCGGCGCAACCCCAGTCGCCCCCGACGCTCCCCCGCTGCTGGCGGCCCAAGCACGGGTCGGTCGGTGGATTCTGGACGACGTCCACTGCACCCCGATGGCTGATCAGTTGACGGTTGACATCGACCGCATTGCGACTGTGGTGGGCGAGTATCAGCCCACCTCGGGTCTGGCCCGCCTGCCTCTGGCCGAGGAAGAAGGCCAGTACCTGCGCGACCAGCTGGGTGCGACCTACGTCAGCGCCACGGCCGACGAGGTCGACATCGTGTTGGGCGCCCGGCTTCGCGACCCGTTTCAGATTCTGCACTTCGCCTGCCACGGCAATGTGACTCCGCTGGGCATGAACGCGCTGTACATGAACAACGGCAAGGAGTTGCTGCACTTCGCGATCGAGGCCTCGGCTGCGGGCCGCGAATATCGTCCGCTGGTGTTCTTGAACGCATGCCGGGTCGGTGCGGGCCAGTCGCAGCTGAACCAGTACGGGGGCTTCGCGGGATCGTTTCTGCGGGCCGGCTACAGCGGGTTCATCGGGCCGCTGTGGGCGGTGGACGACACGGTTGCCCACGAGGTGGCCACCGACTTCTACTCCGGACTTGCCAGCGAGAACAGGCCCGCCGAGATACTGCGCACAATCCGCACCCGATTCGTCGCCACCGACGAGGTCCAGGCGCCACCCTCGACCTACCTCGCATACGTCTTCTACGGGCACCCCGACCTTGCGTTGAACGGTGTCAGGTCCACCAGCGGAGCACAGCAGTGACGACCCGATTGGACGGTGGCCACCAGCAGCTGGATCTGGGCCCCAAGTACCGCCTGCGCGCGCCCGGTTTCGTCGGCACAGCCGAGGTCCATGCCGCAGGGTCAACCGTCAGGTCATCGGCGCCGGCGGCGTTTCCCGCAACCTTGGCCGCTGCCCTGGATAACGAGTCGATCACCGAACTCGATTCGATCGTGCTGAGCCTGGCCACCGAGGCTTCGCCGGCCATGTCGACGTCTCGCCTGCGCAGCAGCAGCGGCGAGGCGGCAGTCGAACTGGAGATGAACGACCTGGGCCCTGATGTTGGCCAGGTCGTGCTGGCCGTCGACGACAGCGGCGTCGCCACCTGGCATTACCCCGACCCGGGCTCGCCGACCGGCACGCAGCGCTTTGTGCTGAGGTCGCCCGACCCGACGGTCCCCGAACCGGGCGCCACGACCCGAGGAATCCTCGGCGTGGGCATGCGACTGGTGAGGACGTTTGTCTATTCGGTGTCCGACCCGGTGGTGGGGGCCCTGGGGGCCAAGTCGGCCGGGCTGTGGGAGCGGGCGCGCCGGCCCTATCGGCTCAGGCCCTTCACGCCCGAGAACCATTCGACCAACACCGATGCCGAGCTGTCTTCGGACGATCTGCGCCGGCTGGGTTCGGGCCGGGCACTGCTGTTCGTTCATGGCACCTTCAGCCAGGCCCACTCGGGTTTCGGCACCATTGATCCCGCGTTGCTGGCCCGGCTTCACCAGGTCTACGAGGGTCGGGTGTTTGCGTTCGATCACCCGACGATGTCGGTCGACCCAATAGCGAACGCTGCCGCCCTGTTCGAGCGCCTACCAGGCGATGTCGGCTACGACCTGGACATCGTCGCCCACAGCCGAGGCGGGCTGTTGGGGCGGGTGTTGTGCGGCGAGCATCCAGGATTCGACGCCAACCGGTCGAGGGTTGCGGTCGGCAAGCTGGTGATGGCGGGCACCCCCAACCGAGGCACCGACATCGTCACCCCCGATCACCTGCCCAACCTGCTGGACCGCTACACCACGCTGTTGACCCTGATGCCGTTGGGACCCCTGGGCGAGGCGATCGATGCCGTGCTGGCCGTTGTGAAGATGCTGGGACACGGCATCCTGGACGGGCTCGACGGACTGTCGTCGATGGACCCGAAGGGCCAGTTCATCAGGGGATTTGGCAGGGCCGAATTGCCCGAGTCGACGTATTACGCGCTGGCTGCCAACTATCGGCCCGAGTCTGCGGGGCTCGCCGCATGGCTACGCAACGAGGCTCTCGACTCGGTGTTCGGGGGCGAGCCCAACGACATGGTGGTGCCGGCTCCCAGCGTCGAGGCGGCTCCGCTGGACGTAGCCAATCGCTTCCGCTTCGAGTTCGACGAAGGGGTGCACCACAGCGGCTACTTCTCGGCGCCGCGCACCACCGAACTGCTCGCACAGATCCTCACCGGCTGAGTAGCCAGAAACACGCGATCACGGGGGCGGCAGCAGGCACTCGTCGCTGGTCTTGCACTGCACCACGATCGAGATGCCGATTCCGAGGTCGTCTCGCACGGGGACGCAAGGATCTCCGCGGGTTATCGGCGTACCAGCAGGCGGGTTCTGAGAGATGACTGCGTCGGGCGGGAGCCCGCTGAGCGGGTCCCAGCTGCTGAAGACGGTGACCTGCTCGCTTCCGCAGGCCGCCACCAGTGCAGCGATGGCCGCGTCTGCGTTGACCATGCCGACCAGGGTGGGCATCTGGGCGGTCTGTGGTTGCTTGGGGCACCAGCCCAATCCGACGCGATCCTCTTCTGCGCTGCAGTATTCGGGGTCGGAGTAGAAGATCGTGATGGTCTGCGAGAAGCCCTGCGGCGAGCAGTAGCCGTCGAGCAGCTCGATGACCGAGCCTGCGGCCGGGATCTGGTGGATGATCGTCCCGTCGGCGACCGGGTTGTTGGGATCCCATGCCGGCTCGGGGAACAAGATGTCGCTGCCGCACGCCAGGCCGAGCTTGGTGGCGGCAGCTTGTATCGAGTCGAGACCTATCAACCCCGGCATCTCGTACGATCCGCCAACCACGAACTCGGGCTCGGCAGCAGTGGTGGTGGTTGACGACGTGCTGGTTGACGACGCGGTGGTTGAGGAGGTGCTAGGTGACGCTGTGGTGGTTGTCGCCGAGGTCGTGGTCGACGAGGAGCTGGTGGTCGTCGTCGGCGGGCCGTCATCGCCCGAAAGAGCGGCGAACAAAACCCAGCCGGCAACGGCTGCTGCAAACACGACTGCCATTTGAACGACGCGACGAGACCACAGGGGTGGCGTGCCGGGGTGTTCGCGTTCGTAGCGCTCGTCTTGTTCGGTGGTGTCGGCCGCAGCAGCTGGCTCTGGGACGGTGTCGTCCAGAACCTCGAACAACTGACCCGTGGGCGAACGCATGAACAGCACTGGGGTTGCCCACTCGGTTGCGTTGCCCCCCGAGTACAGCGAGATTCGTGCCGACGTGACGGCTTCGTCGATGGGCTCGCCCGAGCTCATCGACCTGTACAACTCGCGGGCGAAGTCGACAGCTGCGGCGTCGGAGATCTCGAACTGCATGGCGATGGCCGCGGGCAGGCCCCGCTGGATGAGACCCTGGGCCAGGCCCGAGAACGGGTCGGTCGACGAGCTCCGCGCTCCCTCACATGCGTTGAGAATCGCCAACTGCAGGGGGCGGTGGTTGCTCATCAACACCGCCAACTCGTCAGAGTTGACCGCCCTGGGTTCGCCCAATTCGGTTTCGAACAACAAAGCGCCCCGGCCCTCGGCCCGCTCGAAGTCGCCATGCCCGATGAAATGGAACACGTGATACTGGCCCTGCTGAAGGGCGCCCTGCAGGGCCTCCAGCGTGGCGGTCTCGGACCTGACCAGCTCGATGCGCCCCTGGCTGCGCAGTTCGGTCGTGGCCTCTAGCAGCCTGGCCCACTCGGCTTCGGTGTCGAGCGCCTCGAACCCCGAAGGGCTCGACACCACGACCAGTGCGCGCAGCGGAGCCGTGACGCTGATGGGCTTCGGCGGGTGGGGAAGCTCGAGGTAGCGCACCACAGGCGAAGCTGTCGACAGCGCCAGGAAGCTGCCGGCACGGCGGTCGTGCAAGTACTCCCATGGCACGTCGGCCAGGTCTGGGGCCTCGGCCAGCCGCAGACGCAAGCGCAGACCCGATCCAGACGCTGCCACCGTGTTGAGCGACGCCCTGAACATGCCCCGCATCTCGCCGTCGAACAAGGTTTCGAACAGTTCGCTGCCGAACGACTCGGCGCGCACCGCCCGCTCGACTCCGTCGGCGTCGTTTCGGCTCATGTCGACGATGAACGACTCGAGCGCCAACTCCGAGAAGGGCAGCTCGAACGTATGCGAGTACTCGCCAACGGGCGACGCGATAACCCGCGCCGTGTATCCCTGCGACCGCGTGCCACTGACGTGCACATCGAATGTCTCGTAGTTGGTCATGAGCCCCCGGCAGAGACTAGCCACCCAGTGACAGCCACAGCCTCAACAGGTGCCTGGGGTTGTCGGGGTCGTCGACGTAGCCGGTGCGGGCGTGGACGATGGCGTGGTTGTTGACCAGTTGCAGATCGCCGACCTCGAGACGCATTGCGACATGCATCCCCGGTTCCTCGGCAATCGACTCCCACGTGTCGAGGGCGCACCTGGTGACATCGTCCAGTTCGATGTCGTCGAAGCGCTCGACCGAGCGGAAGTACTCGAGGTGCATGAAGGTACGAAGCCGCTGGCCGTCGAAGGCCGAGGGCACCACCTCGCTGTATCGGGTGGGCGATCCGGGCGGGCGGCGGCTGTCGAGCATCGTCGGCTGGAACAGGCGCGCGGCCAACTCGGGGCACTCGACGACCATTCGGTCGTGGACCGACACCGACGAGACCACCCGACTGTCTCCGCCGGTTGGTGCGGTCGACACGGTCAGCAGGCCGACGACATCGGCGGCGTCGCAATGGAAGCCGATGTTCTTGTTGGTGCGATAGAGCCGCTCGTTCTCGTGGTTGTCGGCGGCCAGGTCGATGACGTGACCCAACAGATCGCCGTCGGCGTTCTGACCGCCGGGCTCGCCCATGAGACATCCGACAATCCAGCACGCGGTCTCGCGCTGCGCAACTGACCAGCGATCCACCGGAAACCCCGAAACCACCACGAACCCCCGGCCGTCGACGAGGTCGTGGCGCCAGCCCTCGACCTGCTCGGCCAGCGCCGGGAACTGTGCAGCGTCAACTGGCTGCATCGAGAACTGTTCGACCGCGTGCACGTGGCTCTCGAGCTCGTCCAACGCCGGCGACGACAGCGGCAGCCTCCACACGTCGCGACCGCCTACATCGTTGGCGGTCCAGGCGGCGGGCCCACCGACCGGCGCCGTCGGCACTCCCACCGAGGGTCTGTCGAAATAGTGGCCGACCTGCTCGACGAAGGTCCTCATCTGCCAGACAGTATTCGCTGTGGTGGAATGGAGCCCCATGGACACGCCGAGAGATCAGCCGCACAGCCCGCGGTTCGCGAGCTGAAGGTGGCTCAGCAGGACCCGCGCGACTGGCTGCGAGACAGCATGGCGATGTGGCGCGACATCGTTCCAGGGATCGCCGAGCCCATGACCGCCGGGATGATCCAGATGGCCGACGTGTTCGGTGTGTCTCCGGCCAAGGTGTTCGCCGAACTCGTTGCGGCCGCCCGGTCAGATCTGGTCGGCAAGGAACTGTCGGTCGAGGTCGGTTCGACCAGGGTCGACCTGGTGCTGGACGACATCACCACCGAGGTTCACTCGCTGGGGCCCGCGGTGGGCCAGTTCGGCGACATCACCTTGTCTGCGCACGACGTGTTGCTGCACGGGGTGCGCATCGCGCAGGCCAAGGTTGGCCTTCAGAACGTGCATCTGCGACCCGGTACACCGATGGTGCTCGTTGCTGCTCCCGTGCAGGTCGAGGTAAGGCTGGCCGAGGCCGTGGTCGCCGCATTGGTCAGCGACGCCGATGTCGGCGTCAGCTTCGAGATCGTCGATGCCAAACCGCGGGTGAGATCGCTCGGTAGGCCCGCGATGGGTTATCTCGAGGTCGAGTTGGCACCCGCGGTGGACCATGTGATGATCTCGGCGGTGGCCGCCTCCAACGACAGGTGGCGTCTCGAACGGGGCCTGCGCAGGCTGCCATCGGTGCGGTTCGACCTGCCCCGCGAGCTGCGCGGAGTGATCAAACACATCGAGGTCGAAGGCGACGGCGTTGTCCTGAGGGGAAACTTCGACCAGCTGGCCGAACCCGTCAGCCGGGCCCAGATCGATCAGGTGCTGCGCCGCCTGCAGACCTTCACCGGCGACCGCTTGCGCATTCCACGCATCTGAGCTGGCAGCAACATGGTCCGTCGTCAGCGGCGGGCGATCAGCTCGATCTCTACTTGTGCGCCCAGCGGCAGCGCGGCGACCCCAATGGTGGTGCGTGCCGGGAACGGCTCCGCGAAGCGGGTGCGGTAGGCGTCGTTCATCTCATCGAACGTCGCCATGTCGGTCAAGAAGACGTTGACCTTCACGACGTCGTCGGGGCCCAAGCCGGCGCCGGCCAGCACGGCGAACAGGTTGTCGAAACAACGGTGCGTCTGAGCGCCGACTCCCCGTCGACCAGCTGTCCCGTGGCGGGGTCCAGCGGTGTCTGCCCAGAGCAGAACACGGTGCCGTCCGAGTCGATCGCGTGGCTGTATGGCCCCACGGCGACCGCCCCGGCGCGGAAACGGGCACTCTCTTGGCGTTCACTTCGACTCCCCCTGACAACGTCGCCGGGCACCCGCTCGGCGTTGGTGGCCCAGGGTAATCGCGGCGTACCAGGTCAGTTATCGATGATGCGGCGGACACCGCCGCCCAGCAGGGCGACCAGCACGTCGCCATTGGGGTCGGTGCCGAACGCGACGGCACCCGGAGCCCGCAAGCCCAGGTCGACCACCGATACCGCATCGCCGCCCACGATCTGCAAACCCGAGATCACGCCGCTGCAATAGTCGGAGAACAGATACACGCCCTCTAGCGCTGCAAGCCCGCCTCGCGACACCACTCCCCGGTTATCGAGCAGCCCTGGTCGTGTCCGTAGGCGTAGATGGGGAAGAACGGATCGGCGGCCGCAACGTCGGAGAACCTCACGTCGCCCTCCCACGCCTTCCAGCCATAGTTGCGTCCACCGCCCGAACCAGCGGGTTCGAGGTTTATCTCCTCTCGCGAACCCTGGCCGACATCGGCGATCCACAGATCGCCGGTGGCCGAGTCGAACGCAAACCTCCAAGGGTTGCGCAGCCCGTAGGCCCAGATCTCGGCACGCACCCCGGCTTCACCCACGAATGGGTTGGTGCCTGGCACCGAATAGGGCGCCCCCGCCGAGGGTGTGGGGTCGATGCGGTAGATGGTGCCGAGCAGGTTGGATCGGTTCTGGGCGTTGTTCGACGGATCGCCCCCGCTGCCGCCATCGCCCGAAGACGCCCACACCAGCCCGTCTTCGGTGACATGAATGTCGCCGCCGTTGTGGTTGGCGAACGGCTGGGGAATGGTCAACAGCAGCCGACGTGTGGGGGGTGAAACGGTCAGGTCGTATTCGGCCAGTTCGACGCTGCCGGCCAGGTTGGTGTGGTCGAGGTAGAGCTTCGTGCCGTCTGGCGAGAAGTCGAAGCCAAGCAGGCCGCGTTCGTTGTCGGTGGCGGTGAGGTTCGACATGTCGAGCAGGGTCGTGCGCACCGCGGAACCCATGTCGTACCTCACTATGCGGCCCGACCTCTCGGCGACGTACACCCCGGACGAATCGCCGGGCCTCGACCGGATGGCGACGGGCTCGTCGAAAATGCCGAGGGTCTCGAACGCCAGGTCGGCTTGGTCGAGCGGCACCTCGGCGGTGGGCGGGCCCGCTACAGGTGCCCCGAGCCTGGGTGCCAGGCCGCTCTGCTGGAGCTGACCCTTGGCGGTGACCATCCAGTGGCCGTCTCCGCCGGGGGTCACGGCAGCCGCTGCGAAGCGGACGCCGCGTGCAGCGTTCGAACCGATGAAGGTGGCGTCGCCGAAGTCGAACTCACCTCCGTCGAGGGCGAACAGGCGATAGCCGCGTCCCGACGGCGTTGGGGTCATGGACATCACCGGCAGGTCAAGAGCGATGGCGCCGGTCGAACCGAAGAACCCCGCATCACCAAACGCAAACACCCCACCATCGGACGCTACCAACCAATAACCACCACCAGTAGGCGTCGCAGCCATCCCCACCACCGGCTCAACCAAAGCCAACCCACCCGTCGACCCAAAGAACCCCGCATCACCAAACGCAAACACCCCACCATCGGACGCTACCAACCAATAACCACCACCAGTAGGCGTCGCAGCCATCCCCACCACCGGCTCAACCAAAGCCAACCCACCCGTCGACCCAAAGAACCCCGCATCACCAAACGCAAACACCCCACCATCAGAAGCAACCAACCAATAACCACCACCAGTAGGCGTGATAGCTGCGCCGACTATCGGTTGGGCCAGGCCGATGCCCGCCAGATCGCCCAGGTCTGGGGCTTCGCCATAGGACCAGACCACGCCGTCGCTCTCGACGATGATGTAGCCGTCGCCGTCAGGAACAGCGGCTACAGCCACGACGTCAATTGGCGTCGCGGCCCCGGCGGGCCCTGATGCAACCGGTGGCACAATCGCCAGACAGGCAGCAGCTATGAGGACCAGGGCGATGCGGCGCATGGGTACCTGGTACCACATGCCAGGGTCGATCTGCGGTCGGGGCGGGTCAACCGTCGACGGTGACCTCGTGCAACAACCCTGTTTCGACCTCGTACACAAAACCGCGGATGTGGTCCTTGTGAAGGATGAACGGGCTCATCTGCAAGCGCCGAATCGACTGTTTGACGTCGTCGTAGGGGCTGTCGAACGAGTCGAAGGTCCACGCGGGGCGCACACCGGTGGTCTCCTCGAGTTCGCGGCGCAGACTGACCTCATCGAGGTTCTGCAGGCCGCAGTTGGTGTGGTGCAGCAGCACGATCTCGCGGGTACCCATCGCCTTTTGCGACAGATACACCGACCTCAGCACATCGTCGGTGATGATGCCTCCGGCGTTGCGGATGACGTGGGCCTGACCGTTGTGGAGCCCCAGGATCTGGAAGATGTCCATCCGCGAGTCCATGCAGGCCACCACAGCCATGTGCATGGTGGGCCGCACCTGCAACTCGCTGTCGTGGAAATGCTCGGCGTAGGCCTTGTTGGCCTCGACCAGCTGATCGGTATGA contains these protein-coding regions:
- a CDS encoding TauD/TfdA family dioxygenase, whose amino-acid sequence is MRTFVEQVGHYFDRPSVGVPTAPVGGPAAWTANDVGGRDVWRLPLSSPALDELESHVHAVEQFSMQPVDAAQFPALAEQVEGWRHDLVDGRGFVVVSGFPVDRWSVAQRETACWIVGCLMGEPGGQNADGDLLGHVIDLAADNHENERLYRTNKNIGFHCDAADVVGLLTVSTAPTGGDSRVVSSVSVHDRMVVECPELAARLFQPTMLDSRRPPGSPTRYSEVVPSAFDGQRLRTFMHLEYFRSVERFDDIELDDVTRCALDTWESIAEEPGMHVAMRLEVGDLQLVNNHAIVHARTGYVDDPDNPRHLLRLWLSLGG
- a CDS encoding carbonic anhydrase; the protein is MTEDDFEPHTDQLVEANKAYAEHFHDSELQVRPTMHMAVVACMDSRMDIFQILGLHNGQAHVIRNAGGIITDDVLRSVYLSQKAMGTREIVLLHHTNCGLQNLDEVSLRRELEETTGVRPAWTFDSFDSPYDDVKQSIRRLQMSPFILHKDHIRGFVYEVETGLLHEVTVDG
- a CDS encoding Rid family hydrolase, which translates into the protein MQPRDRLGRHRVLLWADTAGPRHGTAGRRGVGAQTHRCFDNLFAVLAGAGLGPDDVVKVNVFLTDMATFDEMNDAYRTRFAEPFPARTTIGVAALPLGAQVEIELIARR
- a CDS encoding PQQ-dependent sugar dehydrogenase is translated as MRRIALVLIAAACLAIVPPVASGPAGAATPIDVVAVAAVPDGDGYIIVESDGVVWSYGEAPDLGDLAGIGLAQPIVGAAITPTGGGYWLVASDGGVFAFGDAGFFGSTGGLALVEPVVGMAATPTGGGYWLVASDGGVFAFGDAGFFGSTGGLALVEPVVGMAATPTGGGYWLVASDGGVFAFGDAGFFGSTGAIALDLPVMSMTPTPSGRGYRLFALDGGEFDFGDATFIGSNAARGVRFAAAAVTPGGDGHWMVTAKGQLQQSGLAPRLGAPVAGPPTAEVPLDQADLAFETLGIFDEPVAIRSRPGDSSGVYVAERSGRIVRYDMGSAVRTTLLDMSNLTATDNERGLLGFDFSPDGTKLYLDHTNLAGSVELAEYDLTVSPPTRRLLLTIPQPFANHNGGDIHVTEDGLVWASSGDGGSGGDPSNNAQNRSNLLGTIYRIDPTPSAGAPYSVPGTNPFVGEAGVRAEIWAYGLRNPWRFAFDSATGDLWIADVGQGSREEINLEPAGSGGGRNYGWKAWEGDVRFSDVAAADPFFPIYAYGHDQGCSITGEWCREAGLQR